In one window of Cydia fagiglandana chromosome 1, ilCydFagi1.1, whole genome shotgun sequence DNA:
- the LOC134669492 gene encoding uncharacterized protein LOC134669492: protein MAMELQPFLHEVRYDQTWLEQVLLQLGDMFEIRIVWNSDTAVLTGAFALAGGLVGGYAGGRMGAALGAGIGSAAGLGVSTYVSLREIWASVKHQLKEILFIIFNYLRRMDPVDYYHALELVLACTASRRELVMTLLDFIASKLGKEVLSSITAA, encoded by the exons atggcgatGGAACTGCAACCGTTTCTTCACGAAGTACGATACGACCAGACCTGGCTCGAACAAGTCCTGCTGCAGCTGG GGGATATGTTTGAAATTCGCATAGTATGGAACAGTGACACCGCAGTTTTAACAGGAGCATTTGCGCTGGCTGGTGGGCTTGTGGGGGGCTATGCGGGGGGCAGGATGGGCGCCGCCCTCGGGGCTGGTATCGGCAGTGCAGCGGGCCTTGGAGTTTcta cATATGTATCTCTCCGAGAAATCTGGGCCTCAGTGAAACACCAGCTCAAGGAGATCCTCTTCATCATCTTCAACTACCTGCGGCGAATGGACCCGGTGGATTACTACCACGCCTTGGAGCTAGTCCTAGCCTGTACAGCTAGTCGGAGGGAACTGGTGATGACTTTACTGGACTTCATCGCTTCTAAGTTGGGGAAGGAGGTGCTGTCCAGTATTACTGCAGCGTAG
- the LOC134671575 gene encoding uncharacterized protein LOC134671575, whose amino-acid sequence MSLLNNNSDDDECAGFEFCSRRNSFPGMLPFDPSSLENLILSIVDKFDFRVLMSNERTRDAVLVTAGFALAGGLIGKMCGGKMGAAVGGAVGGACGIGVVAISMRELWKDVRPKLADVFDLVYDYLAGLGIKDYASAALFLANTNPQTAVLAKMILESSSQILGKQLVSNLLSITRA is encoded by the exons ATGTCTCTCCTTAACAATAATAGCGACGATGATGAGTGCGCGGGCTTCGAATTTTGTTCGCGGCGCAACTCGTTTCCTGGAATGCTGCCTTTTGATCCCTCGTCGCTAGAAAACTTAATTTTGTCGATCGTTGATAAATTCGACTTCCGCGTGTTAATGAGTAATGAGCGAACAAGGGACGCTGTGCTGGTGACCGCAGGATTCGCTTTGGCAGGGGGACTGATTGGAAAGATGTGCGGGGGAAAAATGGGAGCGGCCGTTGGTGGAGCCGTTGGCGGTGCTTGCGGAATTGGTGTCGTTG CTATTTCTATGCGGGAATTATGGAAAGACGTTCGTCCCAAGTTGGCAGACGTGTTCGACCTCGTCTACGACTACCTGGCTGGCCTGGGGATCAAAGATTATGCGAGCGCCGCCTTATTTCTAGCCAATACGAACCCGCAAACCGCGGTACTAGCCAAAATGATTTTGGAAAGTTCTTCGCAGATATTGGGAAAACAATTGGTGTCTAATCTACTTTCAATTACAAGGGCCTGA
- the LOC134669129 gene encoding uncharacterized protein LOC134669129 has translation MVQRTVYSRISVRLAEEKQLLAEEKWIINALSKVRKERNRLQIDRLELENQKMQLMKRSRSQATPARPESPSEKVMKLMSSASTSASIPELEDLAHEISKEALCNEQELNLTVTNPLLSLDYNMVEEEVDSEGSDDADKVLLDMNMFMNGDPYGKPGKNK, from the exons ATGGTCCAGAGAACCGTGTACTCGCGCATCAGCGTTCGTTTAGCTGAGGAAAAACAGCTCCTAGCAGAAGAGAAATGGATCATCAATGCCCTTTCCAAAGTTCGCAAGGAGCGCAACCGTTTACAG aTTGATAGATTGGAGCTAGAAAACCAAAAGATGCAGCTAATGAAACGGTCCCGCTCCCAAGCAACACCGGCGCGGCCCGAGTCGCCCTCAGAGAAGGTCATGAAGCTAATGAGCTCCGCAAGCACTAGTGCTTCGATCCCGGAGCTCGAGGACCTCGCTCATGAGATCAGCAAGGAGGCTCTCTGCAATGAGCAGGAGCTCAATCTCACTGTTACTAATCCTTTATTGA GTCTCGACTACAACATGGTGGAAGAGGAAGTGGACTCGGAAGGCTCAGACGACGCTGACAAAGTGTTACTGGACATGAACATGTTCATGAATGGGGACCCTTATGGAAAACCTGGGAAGAACAAATAG